In Penaeus monodon isolate SGIC_2016 chromosome 26, NSTDA_Pmon_1, whole genome shotgun sequence, the following are encoded in one genomic region:
- the LOC119589580 gene encoding uncharacterized protein LOC119589580, translating into MCSGNAQPLQHLVSTTDAHAYNVITCQQILLYSPVWLLALFTHAGRQVQEKVSQDGTLSVESTVAVPSPKIDIPDASSKIYAIVTECVEESDGHLHIFIPSTDSEKGSSRDSMAAESLDDWKYFDGGGSNDPLEVTSISSDIPKEVANSHENASRLFCSADSSTPEGIVIKPNTSQHQDSDVPDKLDTFTF; encoded by the exons ATGTGCAGTGGTAATGCCCAACCCCTACAACATTTAGTGTCCACGACCGATGCCCATGCATATAA TGTCATCACATGCCAGCAGATTTTGCTGTATAGTCCTGTTTGGCTCCTTGCACTTTTTACCCATGCAGGGAGGCAAG ttCAGGAAAAAGTCTCACAAGATGGGACTTTGTCAGTAGAATCAACTGTGGCAGTCCCTTCTCCTAAGATAGACATCCCAGATGCTTCTTCAAAAATATATGCAATTGTAACAG AGTGTGTTGAAGAGTCTGATGGCCACCTGCACATATTTATACCCAGTACTGATTCAGAAAAAGGATCTTCCAGAGACAGTATGGCAGCAG AGTCATTAGATGACTGGAAATAttttgatggtggtggtagtaatgACCCATTGGAAGTTACCAGCATCTCATCAGATATACCGAAGGAAGTAGCAAATAGCCATGAAA ATGCATCCAGATTGTTCTGTTCAGCAGACTCTTCAACTCCCGAAGGGATTGTCATTAAGCCAAACACATCTCAACACCAA GATAGTGATGTTCCGGATAAATTAGATA CTTTTACCTTCTGA
- the LOC119589581 gene encoding uncharacterized protein LOC119589581 has translation MTDSRASALSVVSDRGRIIGLWEAGKSKVEISRQLGVHRTTVHKWIKRWRQEGSLKTKHRCGRPQVTSHKQNRAIVERALERPLTPAVKLTKELKLPCSVWTVRRRLHAAGKLGADREGGAIS, from the coding sequence ATGACTGACAGCCGCGCCAGTGCGCTCAGCGTGGTCAGTGACCGCGGCCGGATCATTGGGCTTTGGGAGGCAGGCAAGTCCAAAGTCGAGATTTCGCGACAGCTCGGCGTGCACCGAACCACCGTTCACAAGTGGATAAAGCGCTGGAGGCAAGAGGGATCGCTCAAGACGAAGCACCGCTGCGGACGGCCCCAAGTCACCAGCCATAAGCAGAACAGGGCCATTGTGGAGCGTGCTCTCGAAAGGCCACTGACCCCGGCCGTGAAGCTGACCAAGGAGCTGAAGCTGCCCTGCAGTGTGTGGACTGTGCGGCGACGCCTTCATGCAGCGGGCAAGCTGGGCGCCGATCGCGAAGGAGGTGCGATCTCCTGA